The DNA sequence GACACCGCGTTCCTCGACAACCACGGCGGTGCGATCACCCTGCAGAAGATGGCGGTGACCGCGGTCGTCGACGGTGAGCTCCCGAGGGATTCGGTGTCGGATCTCGTCACGTTGCGCTGACCGCGAGCCAGTGCACCAGCCGGTCGTAGATGTCGGGATGGTTGAGCAGATCGAAGTGATGCAAACCGGTCATCACCAGACCGTTGTCCGCCTCGAACGGGATCCGGCGTCGCCGGCCGCGCCCCGCCGCGCTCGACGGCCGCACCAGGTGGTCGCCGAGCATCATGCCCACCGGCCTCGGCGCCGCCGACGTCGCCACGAAGTGATACGAGACCCCCGTCAGGAACGGCACTTCCGCGCAGCGGTCGCGCAGGAACTCGTCGGGATCGGCCTCGCCCCAGTCCTCGTCGAGGCAGGCGCCGAAGCGCAGATCCTTGATCCCGTCGCTGCGGAGGTTGAGAAACTCCGCCAGAGCCCGGGTTTCGCGTAACCGCGACAACGCCCACGACGCCGCGTTGACACCCTTCTCGAGGTCGGCGCCCAGATGCGGCGAGCCCAGACACACCACCTGGCGGACCTTGCCGACCCAGGGGCGGCCGGCCTCGTCGCCGTAGTGGCAGGCGCTGCGCACCACCAGACCGCCCATCGAATGCCCCACCAGCGCGATGTCGGACACCGGGACGGGCCACGCCTCGGTCAGCGCGGTCAGCAGCTCGTCGAGGCCGTGCCCGTTGCTCGAGATGTGCAGGCCGGTGTTGTAGCGGACGTCGACCGGGGTGAAGCCGAGATCGTCGCGCAGCCGCGCACCGTAGGGCCGCGGATCCGGCGCGTCGACACCCGGCCGCGGTGGCCGGCGCCACGACGTCTCCGTCTGACACAGGCCGTGGACGAACACCACGATCCGGTTCGTCGCATCGGGGAACGCCTCGGCCACGGCCGAGGGCGTCGGGTCGACGCGTCTGCCGTCGACGCGGACCGCCATGGTGGTGGCCAGTGCGTTGCCGCGGGCGGCGAGTTCGTCACCGTAGATGCCGTTCAGCGCGGCGATCGCCTCCGCCGCGGCCGGCGTCTGGTCGATCGGGGTGTCGTCGTGCACGCGGGCGGCGGCGACGGCAGTGACCGCTTCGGGCAGACGTTGCCCGGCGGTGCCGACGGCTGAGTACACCGTGTGCGCGATCGCGTCGTGGATCACCTCGACGGGTCTGGCGGCCGGACCGACCGAGGTGAACACCCGGCTCGCGATGCCGGTGTGCATTCCGCGGACGACGTCGCGGAGGACCGTCACACCCTCGGCGGCGACCTCGCCGAGGGCCCTGATCTCAGTGGCGCGCATATCCCTGTGTACCCGGATACGGGTGGCGGTCACGGTCGGTTGCCAGCGGGCTGAGCGTCAGGCCGGTGACGAACGCGCTGAGGTGGCCGACCTCGGTGAACGTCGGCCGCACCACCACGTTCGTCGTCAGCACCGCGACACCCGCGGCGCGCACCGGCATCCGGTGCCGTCGGGGCAGGTACGCCGTCAGGGTCCCCGCCACGCCGAGCAGGAAGTAGCTCACCCCGACGTCGTGGGCGTCGGCCAGGCGGGGCGGAGCCTGTTCGGTGCGGATGGAGCGGCGCAGATAGCCCTGGCCGAGGTAGGTGCCGGCAACGTGGGCGGCGGCGCCGACGACGAGCCACCGCAGGGTTCCCAGGCGGCGTTCTGCGGGGGCGAGCACCGCGGCGAACGGCGGGACGTACGGCCACCACCGGCTGCCGTCCAGCCAGAACAGGCTGGCCGCCAGCACCCGGGTCGGCTCGTCGGACAGGTGGTTGAGATTGGTCGACTGGCTGCGCAGCAGTTGGGACCGCGCACGGCCCGCCTCCCGCTGCACGCGGGTGGTGAACGCGAGCACCACCAGCCACGTGAACGTCGCGGGCGCACCGGCCAGATGGCGTCCGACCACTTTCAGCGCACGGATCACCTTGTGAATCTACCGGTCACCCGGCGTGCAGCGTCACCTGCGGATTCTGGCCGTAGGACCCGCGGTAGAACTCCTCGAACGACGAGATGTGCGGGAATCCCCAGCGCGCGGCGATCCGGTGCACCGTGGTCGTGTCCGGTGTGTGGTCGAGCAGGTCGAGGTGGGCGCGGTCGAGCCGGATCCGGCGCAGATGTTCGAGCGGACCCACCTCGAGGTGGCGGCGGAACAGGTAGGTGACCCCTTCCGGCGTGAGCTCGACGGCGGCGGCGATGTCGACCAGGCCGATGTCGTCGGCCGCGTTGTCCTCCATGTAGGCGATCGCGCGGCGCAGGAAGTTCGGCACCAGCCGGCCGGGGTGATCGGTTCCGGGGGTTCTCGTGGTGGGGAAGATCTCGAGCACCTTGGCCGCCAGCATGCGGCCGGCCTTGCCGAGCACAATGGGGGTGGCGGTGTCCGGGTCGGCCAGCAACCGCTCGACGGTGTCGAGTGTGGTCACCCACTGTTCGGCGGCGCCGGCGCTGACCGGGT is a window from the Mycolicibacterium litorale genome containing:
- a CDS encoding esterase/lipase family protein gives rise to the protein MRATEIRALGEVAAEGVTVLRDVVRGMHTGIASRVFTSVGPAARPVEVIHDAIAHTVYSAVGTAGQRLPEAVTAVAAARVHDDTPIDQTPAAAEAIAALNGIYGDELAARGNALATTMAVRVDGRRVDPTPSAVAEAFPDATNRIVVFVHGLCQTETSWRRPPRPGVDAPDPRPYGARLRDDLGFTPVDVRYNTGLHISSNGHGLDELLTALTEAWPVPVSDIALVGHSMGGLVVRSACHYGDEAGRPWVGKVRQVVCLGSPHLGADLEKGVNAASWALSRLRETRALAEFLNLRSDGIKDLRFGACLDEDWGEADPDEFLRDRCAEVPFLTGVSYHFVATSAAPRPVGMMLGDHLVRPSSAAGRGRRRRIPFEADNGLVMTGLHHFDLLNHPDIYDRLVHWLAVSAT
- a CDS encoding rhomboid-like protein, with the translated sequence MIRALKVVGRHLAGAPATFTWLVVLAFTTRVQREAGRARSQLLRSQSTNLNHLSDEPTRVLAASLFWLDGSRWWPYVPPFAAVLAPAERRLGTLRWLVVGAAAHVAGTYLGQGYLRRSIRTEQAPPRLADAHDVGVSYFLLGVAGTLTAYLPRRHRMPVRAAGVAVLTTNVVVRPTFTEVGHLSAFVTGLTLSPLATDRDRHPYPGTQGYARH
- a CDS encoding helix-turn-helix domain-containing protein: MNVDAATLVRRDSWATPDLAEAGEILRAEYGASLRLRESRTKARPLSVDRRVAPTFECHDVRLPAQLQFDVEEFDAVVIASLQAGTVTTNSDAHGISYRRGDVFMANFPGAHYRCHADHAWSHTVTVPVRVLAETAGVAPSALRFMSGNPVSAGAAEQWVTTLDTVERLLADPDTATPIVLGKAGRMLAAKVLEIFPTTRTPGTDHPGRLVPNFLRRAIAYMEDNAADDIGLVDIAAAVELTPEGVTYLFRRHLEVGPLEHLRRIRLDRAHLDLLDHTPDTTTVHRIAARWGFPHISSFEEFYRGSYGQNPQVTLHAG